One region of Flavobacterium pisciphilum genomic DNA includes:
- a CDS encoding DUF3109 family protein: MFQLGKTIISEDILEKEFVCNLSACKGACCVDGDAGAPLSEEETKILEEIYPKVKPFLRKEGIAAIEAQGTWIKGTDGDLETPLIDNKDCAYVIFDGKTALCGIEQAYNQGIVSWKKPVSCHLYPIRVKDFTEFAAVNYDKWDICDAACSLGQELEVPVYKFVKEALIRKFGEDWYAELDKVAQEIKRT, encoded by the coding sequence ATGTTTCAATTAGGAAAAACTATCATTTCTGAGGATATTCTTGAAAAAGAATTTGTTTGTAATTTATCTGCTTGTAAAGGCGCTTGTTGTGTCGATGGTGATGCAGGAGCTCCGTTGAGTGAAGAGGAGACAAAGATTTTGGAAGAAATTTATCCAAAAGTAAAACCATTTTTACGTAAAGAAGGGATTGCTGCTATCGAAGCGCAAGGAACTTGGATTAAAGGTACAGATGGCGATTTAGAAACGCCGCTAATTGACAATAAAGATTGTGCCTATGTGATTTTCGATGGTAAAACTGCGCTTTGTGGTATCGAACAAGCATACAATCAAGGAATCGTGAGCTGGAAAAAGCCAGTATCATGTCATTTATATCCAATTAGAGTGAAAGACTTTACTGAGTTTGCAGCGGTTAATTATGACAAATGGGATATTTGTGACGCTGCCTGTTCTTTAGGTCAGGAGCTTGAAGTTCCGGTTTATAAATTTGTCAAGGAAGCGCTAATTCGTAAGTTTGGTGAAGATTGGTATGCTGAGCTTGATAAAGTTGCGCAAGAGATTAAGCGTACTTAA
- a CDS encoding ribonucleotide-diphosphate reductase subunit beta encodes MSQVEPILQENKNRFVIFPIKHHDIWDWYKKMEASFWTAEEIDLHQDLNDWNNKLSDDERYFVKHILAFFAASDGIVNENLAENFVNEVQYAEAKFFYGFQIMMENIHSETYSLLIDTYVKDEAEKDQLFNALDVFPAIAKKANWALKWIESDSFAERLIAFAAVEGIFFSGAFCSIFWLKKRGLMPGLTFSNELISRDEGVHCDFAVHLHNHHLLNKVPKDRIKEIIVDALDIEREFVTESLPVSLIGMNAVLMTQYLEFVADRLLVELGCDRVYGSSNPFDFMDMISLQGKTNFFEKRVSEYQKAGVMNSSSAGDSDSQKISFDADF; translated from the coding sequence ATGTCACAAGTCGAACCAATTTTACAAGAAAATAAGAACCGTTTCGTAATTTTTCCAATCAAGCACCATGATATTTGGGATTGGTATAAGAAGATGGAAGCGAGTTTTTGGACAGCTGAAGAAATTGATTTACATCAAGACTTGAATGATTGGAATAACAAGTTGTCAGATGATGAAAGATATTTCGTTAAACATATATTAGCATTCTTTGCTGCATCTGACGGAATTGTAAATGAAAATCTTGCTGAGAACTTTGTAAACGAAGTACAATATGCTGAAGCTAAATTTTTCTATGGTTTTCAAATCATGATGGAAAATATTCATAGTGAAACGTATTCGCTTCTTATTGATACTTACGTAAAAGACGAAGCCGAAAAAGATCAGTTGTTTAATGCGTTAGACGTTTTTCCTGCAATTGCAAAGAAAGCAAATTGGGCATTAAAATGGATTGAATCTGATTCGTTTGCTGAGCGTTTAATTGCTTTTGCTGCGGTAGAAGGAATCTTTTTCTCAGGGGCTTTCTGTTCAATTTTCTGGTTGAAAAAACGTGGATTAATGCCAGGTTTGACTTTCTCAAATGAATTAATTTCTCGTGATGAAGGAGTACATTGTGATTTTGCAGTGCATTTACATAATCACCATTTGTTAAACAAAGTTCCAAAAGATAGAATTAAAGAAATTATCGTTGATGCTTTAGACATCGAAAGAGAGTTTGTTACGGAATCTCTTCCTGTAAGTTTAATTGGTATGAACGCAGTTTTAATGACACAATATTTAGAATTTGTTGCAGATAGATTACTTGTAGAATTAGGTTGTGATCGTGTTTATGGCTCATCAAATCCATTTGACTTTATGGATATGATTTCACTTCAAGGAAAAACTAATTTCTTTGAAAAAAGAGTTTCAGAATATCAAAAAGCAGGAGTAATGAACAGTAGCTCAGCTGGTGATAGTGATTCTCAGAAAATTAGCTTTGATGCAGATTTTTAG
- a CDS encoding ribonucleoside-diphosphate reductase subunit alpha, translating to MYVIKRDGRKEPVMFDKITDRIKKLCYGLNELVDPVKVAMRVIEGLYDGVSTSELDNLAAETAASMTIAHPDYAQLAARIAVSNLHSNTTKSFSETMSDMYNYVNPRTGKEAPLLADDVYEVIKKNSQVLDSTIIYNRDFNYDYFGFKTLERSYLLKINGKIVERPQHMLMRVSIGIHKDDIESAIETYELMSKKFFTHATPTLFNSGTPKPQMSSCFLLTMKDDSIDGIYDTLKQTAKISQSAGGIGLAIHNVRATGSYISGTNGTSNGIVPMLRVYDMTARYVDQGGGKRKGSFAMYIEPWHADIFDFLDLRKNHGKEEMRTRDLFLGMWIPDLFMKRVQEDTTWTLMCPNECPGLSDVHSEEFDALYLSYEAAGKGRKTIKAREIWEKILESQVETGLPYMLYKDAANRKSNQKNLGTIRSSNLCTEIIEYTSPDEVAVCNLASISLPMFVENGQFNHQKLFDVTKRVTFNLNKVIDRNYYPVKEAENSNVRHRPIGLGVQGLADAFIMLRMPFTSDDAKQLNQEIFETLYFAAVTASMELAKVEGPYSTFEGSPMSKGEFQYNMWGMKDEELSGRWDWASLRNEVVEHGVRNSLLVAPMPTASTSQILGNNEAFEPYTSNIYTRRTLSGEFIVVNKHLLHDLVERGLWNETLKQEIMRHNGSVQNIDGIPVDLKELYKTVWEMSMKDILDMSRQRGYFIDQSQSLNLFMQDANYSKLTSMHFYAWQSGLKTGMYYLRTKSAVDAIKFTLNNDKKEEIAPVAKAPVAVLTPEVEPINVEDYKAMLLKAQAAGPDDCEMCGS from the coding sequence ATGTATGTAATAAAGAGAGATGGACGTAAAGAGCCAGTAATGTTTGATAAGATTACAGACAGAATCAAAAAATTGTGTTACGGCTTAAATGAACTTGTAGATCCTGTTAAGGTAGCCATGCGTGTTATTGAGGGATTGTATGATGGAGTTTCGACTTCAGAACTAGATAATCTTGCTGCCGAAACTGCGGCTTCTATGACAATTGCGCACCCCGATTATGCACAATTAGCTGCTCGTATCGCTGTTTCTAATTTACATTCTAATACGACAAAATCTTTCTCTGAGACAATGTCAGATATGTATAATTATGTTAATCCAAGAACAGGCAAAGAGGCACCTTTGTTAGCAGATGATGTTTACGAAGTAATTAAGAAAAACTCACAGGTTCTGGATTCAACAATTATTTATAACCGTGATTTTAATTACGATTATTTTGGATTTAAAACTTTAGAACGCTCTTATTTATTAAAAATAAATGGGAAAATTGTTGAGAGACCACAACATATGTTGATGCGCGTTTCTATAGGAATTCATAAAGACGATATTGAGTCTGCGATTGAAACGTATGAATTAATGTCTAAAAAATTCTTTACTCACGCTACACCAACATTGTTTAATTCTGGAACACCAAAACCACAAATGTCATCTTGTTTCTTATTAACAATGAAAGATGATAGTATTGATGGAATTTACGATACGCTAAAACAAACAGCTAAAATTTCACAATCTGCAGGAGGTATTGGTTTAGCAATACACAATGTTAGAGCAACTGGATCTTATATCAGTGGAACTAATGGAACTTCTAACGGAATTGTTCCAATGCTTCGTGTGTATGACATGACAGCTCGTTATGTAGATCAAGGAGGAGGAAAACGTAAAGGAAGTTTTGCTATGTACATTGAGCCTTGGCATGCTGATATTTTTGATTTCCTAGATTTGAGAAAAAACCACGGTAAGGAAGAAATGAGAACACGTGATTTATTTCTTGGAATGTGGATTCCAGATTTATTCATGAAGAGAGTTCAAGAAGATACAACTTGGACATTAATGTGTCCAAATGAGTGTCCAGGATTGTCAGATGTACACAGCGAAGAGTTTGACGCTTTGTATTTAAGCTATGAAGCAGCTGGAAAAGGAAGAAAAACAATTAAAGCAAGAGAAATTTGGGAAAAAATCCTTGAATCTCAAGTAGAAACTGGACTTCCATACATGTTGTATAAAGATGCAGCAAACCGTAAATCAAATCAAAAGAATTTAGGAACAATCCGTTCATCAAATTTATGTACTGAAATTATTGAGTACACATCTCCAGATGAAGTTGCGGTTTGTAACTTGGCTTCGATTTCATTACCAATGTTTGTTGAGAATGGACAATTTAATCACCAAAAATTATTTGATGTTACTAAACGTGTAACATTCAACTTAAATAAAGTAATTGATAGAAATTACTATCCAGTAAAAGAAGCAGAAAATTCTAATGTTCGTCATAGACCAATTGGTTTAGGAGTTCAAGGGCTTGCTGATGCTTTTATCATGTTAAGAATGCCTTTTACAAGCGATGATGCAAAACAATTAAATCAAGAGATTTTTGAAACTTTATACTTTGCTGCTGTAACTGCATCTATGGAATTGGCAAAAGTTGAAGGTCCATATTCTACATTTGAAGGATCTCCGATGTCAAAAGGAGAATTCCAATACAATATGTGGGGAATGAAAGACGAAGAATTGTCAGGACGTTGGGACTGGGCTTCATTGCGTAATGAAGTTGTAGAGCACGGTGTTCGTAACTCTTTATTAGTTGCACCAATGCCTACAGCATCTACTTCTCAGATTTTAGGGAACAACGAAGCTTTTGAACCATATACATCAAATATCTATACAAGAAGAACCCTTTCGGGAGAATTCATCGTGGTAAACAAACATTTACTTCATGATTTAGTAGAAAGAGGATTGTGGAACGAAACGTTGAAGCAAGAAATTATGCGTCATAACGGATCAGTTCAAAATATTGATGGAATTCCAGTTGATCTTAAAGAATTGTATAAAACAGTTTGGGAAATGTCAATGAAAGACATTTTAGATATGTCGCGTCAAAGAGGTTATTTTATTGACCAATCGCAATCATTAAACTTGTTTATGCAAGATGCAAACTATTCTAAACTTACATCAATGCATTTTTATGCATGGCAATCAGGTTTAAAAACAGGAATGTATTACTTGAGAACAAAATCGGCTGTAGATGCAATTAAATTTACATTAAACAACGATAAAAAAGAAGAAATTGCACCAGTAGCTAAAGCACCGGTTGCAGTTTTAACTCCAGAAGTAGAGCCAATCAACGTAGAGGATTATAAAGCAATGCTATTAAAAGCACAAGCAGCAGGTCCAGATGATTGCGAAATGTGTGGATCTTAA